One window of the Trifolium pratense cultivar HEN17-A07 linkage group LG2, ARS_RC_1.1, whole genome shotgun sequence genome contains the following:
- the LOC123910421 gene encoding mRNA turnover protein 4 homolog, which produces MPKSKRNKQVTLSKTTKKGRGHKELIVNAIRDAAENYNSVYVFSFENMRNQKLKEFRDQLQKSSRFFLGSNKVMQVALGRSPSDEIKPNLHKVSKLLRGNAGMVFTNLSREEIERLFNEFEGYDFARTGSIATEKVELKEGPLEHFTHEMEPFLRKQGMPVRLNKGVVELVSDYVVCEEGKPLSPEASRILRLMGVMMATFRLHLVCRWSSDDFELLIDGPGDSDVE; this is translated from the exons ATGCCAAAGTCTAAGAGAAACAAACAAG TTACACTTTCAAAGACAACGAAAAAAGGAAGAGGTCACAAAGAATTGATAGTGAATGCAATAAGAGATGCAGCTGAAAATTACAATTCAGTTTATGTGTTTTCTTTTGAGAATATGAGGAACCAGAAATTGAAAGAGTTTAGAGATCAACTACAAAAAAGTAGTAGGTTTTTTCTTGGATCCAATAAAGTAATGCAAGTTGCTCTTGGTCGTTCTCCTTCTGATGAAATCAAACCTAATCTTCATAAGGTTTCAAAG cTATTGCGTGGAAATGCTGGGATGGTTTTTACCAATCTTTCTAGAGAAGAAATTGAAAG GCTGTTTAATGAATTTGAGGGATACGACTTTGCAAGAACAGGAAGCATTGCCACTGAAAAG GTGGAACTCAAAGAGGGTCCTTTAGAGCATTTCACCCATGAGATGGAACCTTTTCTCCGGAAGCAAGGCATGCCTGTTCGGTTAAATAAAG GAGTTGTTGAGCTTGTTTCTGACTATGTTGTTTGTGAGGAGGGAAAGCCTTTATCACCTGAAGCATCTCGCATACTG CGTTTGATGGGAGTCATGATGGCTACATTTCGACTGCACCTGGTTTGCAGATGGAGTTCTGATGATTTTGAACTCTTAATTGACGGGCCTGGTGATTCAGATGTTGAATGA
- the LOC123910423 gene encoding partner of Y14 and mago-like has protein sequence MSERERERVMSSSDRGEDQVKKQNQQQQQGERILAPTRRPDGTYRKQVRIRAGYTPQDEVAIYQPKPALMRKEMASHIGPPGYDPQLDSKPKTKAVKRNERKKEKKRLQANESNLEPTVVEDSSIKQEAVVSLTSQINELAVSGDTSIVTPTTNSVEASEPIGSAQDLDKRIRALKKKIRLTEALQEKTAEQDLKPEQLEKLAKLEDWRKELKQLEDNKAEISAA, from the exons ATGagtgagagagaaagagaaagagtgaTGTCGAGCAGTGACAGAGGCGAAGATCAAGTGAAGAAGCAGAATCAGCAACAGCAGCAAGGTGAACGGATTCTCGCCCCGACCCGTCGACCCGATGGAACATACCGAAAACAAGTTCGCATCAGAGCCGGTTATACCCCTCAAGATGAAGTCGCTATTTATCAACCTAAACCTGCCCTA ATGAGAAAGGAAATGGCTTCACACATTGGTCCTCCAGGTTATGACCCTCAATTGGATTCTAAACCAAAAACCAAAGCAGTTAAGAGGAATgaaagaaagaaggaaaagaaacgCCTTCAG GCAAATGAAAGTAACTTAGAACCAACTGTAGTTGAAGATAGTAGTATTAAGCAAGAAGCTGTCGTTTCATTAACTTCTCAGATCAATGAACTAGCTGTTTCTGGAGATACCTCAATTGTTACTCCTACCACCAATTCTGTAGAAGCTTCAGAGCCAATTGGCTCGGCTCAAGATTTGGACAAAAGAATACGAGCACTGAAAAAGAAG ATTCGACTTACGGAAGCACTACAGGAGAAAACCGCAGAGCAAGATTTAAAGCCGGAGCAGTTAGAGAAGCTAGCAAAACTGGAAGATTGGCGTAAGGAGCTAAAACAATTGGAGGATAATAAGGCTGAAATATCGGCAGCGTGA
- the LOC123910424 gene encoding protein transport protein Sec61 subunit gamma isoform X2: MDAIDSVFDPLREFAKDSVRLVKRCHKPDRKEFSKVAVRTAIGFVVMGFVGFFVKLIFIPINNIIVGSG; the protein is encoded by the exons ATGGACGCCATTGATTCCGTCTTCGATCCACTCAGAGAATTCGCCAAAGACAGCGTTAGACTCGTTAAGCGTTGCCACAAACCCGATCGCAAAG aattttccaaagTTGCTGTTCGTACTGCAATTGGTTTCGTTGTGATGGGATTCGTTGGGTTTTTCGTCAAGCTCATTTTCATTCCAATTAACAACATCATCGTTGGATCTG GATGA
- the LOC123910424 gene encoding protein transport protein Sec61 subunit gamma isoform X1 — protein MDAIDSVFDPLREFAKDSVRLVKRCHKPDRKEFSKVAVRTAIGFVVMGFVGFFVKLIFIPINNIIVGSG, from the exons ATGGACGCCATTGATTCCGTCTTCGATCCACTCAGAGAATTCGCCAAAGACAGCGTTAGACTCGTTAAGCGTTGCCACAAACCCGATCGCAAAG aattttccaaagTTGCTGTTCGTACTGCAATTGGTTTCGTTGTGATGGGATTCGTTGGGTTTTTCGTCAAGCTCATTTTCATTCCAATTAACAACATCATCGTTGGATCTGGTTAg
- the LOC123910425 gene encoding transmembrane protein 87B-like isoform X2: protein MLFASSSSSSSLLYLLSLLFLLLLFISSSFASIHIYNHEPFQEIGNAFLLSGGSEGISASLTTAPHIASIHDGHSYIRFENITFRRRKSAARARGTVPIHIIIFEAADRDDIGGSAYGGQRAICCTSDLAKMGACKQGEVIRRPSATDTNWPVVIDLYFKGKSNLISLDSKEVPITKTGMYNLFFVACDPKLKEIVMSGKTIWKNPDGFLPGRMAPFKKFYVFMTLAYVCLGIVWLLQYVRFWDDVLQLQHCISAVIGLGLFEMILWYFEYANFNNTGIRPIVVTTWVVTVGAIRQTIARLLILSVSMGYGVVRPTLGGLTSKVLLLGVTYLFASELLNITEYVGTINDISGRARLILVLPDAFLDAFLILWIFTSLSKTLEQLQAKRSSVKLDIYRNFSNALVATVTASVVWIGYEVYFKATDPFNERWQSAWFITAFWDILAFALLCVICYLWAPSQSSQRYAYSEEVGDESDDEEAQSLTKGKQEGRGELSLVRQEKNVQNDASSDEDDESEEDKRE from the exons ATGTTGTTcgcatcatcttcttcttcttcttcactccTATATTTACTCTCATTATTATTCTTACTATTATTATTCATATCTTCCTCATTTGCTTCTATTCACATCTACAATCATGAACCATTTCAAGAAATCGGCAATGCTTTTCTCCTCTCCGGTGGCAGCGAAGGTATCTCCGCCTCCCTCACCACCGCTCCCCATATCGCTTCCATTCACGACGGCCATTCTTACATTCG GTTTGAGAATATAACATTTAGGAGAAGAAAATCTGCAGCCAGGGCACGAGGTACCGTGCCAATACACATTATAATTTTCGAGGCTGCTGATCGTGATGATATAGGCGGTTCTGCTTATGGTGGACAACGTGCAATCTGTTGCACCTCTGATTTAGCTAAGATGGGAGCTTGTAAGCAAGGAGAGGTTATCAGGAGACCTTCTGCAACAGACACTAATTGGCCGGTCGTTATAGATCTATATTTCAAGGGGAAGTCTAATCTTATTAGTTTAGATTCTAAGGAAGTTCCTATCACGAAGACTGGAATGTATAACTTGTTTTTTGTAGCTTGTGACCCCAAGCTTAAGGAAATTGTAATGAGCGGGAAGACAATCTGGAAAAACCCTGATGGGTTCTTACCTGGTAGGATGGCTCCGTTTAAGAAGTTCTATGTATTTATGACGTTGGCTTATGTCTGCCTCGGCATTGTTTGGTTACTTCAGTATGTGAGGTTTTGGGATGATGTACTACAACTTCAACACTGTATCTCAGCTGTCATTGGTCTTGGATTGTTTGAGATGATTCTTTGGTATTTTGAGTATGCCAATTTCAATAATACTGGAATCAGACCTATTGTTGTCACAACATGGGTTGTCACTGTTGGGGCTATAAGACAAACGATAGCGCGACTTCTCATACTCTCCGTTTCCATGGGTTATGGTGTTGTGCGACCCACTCTTGGTGGTCTTACATCAAAGGTCCTTTTGCTTGGAGTAACTTACTTGTTTGCATCGGAGTTGCTGAATATTACTGAATATGTCGGGACCATCAATGATATATCAGGAAGGGCAAGGCTCATTCTAGTTCTTCCTGATGCTTTCTTGGatgcatttttaattttatggatttttaCTTCTCTATCAAAAACACTGGAACAGTTACAG GCAAAACGGAGTTCTGTTAAGTTGGATATATATCGGAATTTCTCAAATGCACTAGTAGCAACGGTGACCGCCTCGGTTGTCTGGATAGGTTATGAG GTTTACTTCAAAGCAACCGATCCATTTAATGAACGCTGGCAGAGTGCTTGGTTCATCACTGCATTCTGGGACATTCTAGCATTTGCACTACTATGTGTTATATGTTATCTCTGGGCTCCCTCCCAAAGTTCTCAAAG GTATGCATACTCAGAGGAAGTGGGAGATGAATCTGATGATGAAGAAGCTCAGTCTCTAACTAAGGGAAAACAAGAAGGCCGAGGAGAATTAAGTTTAGTCAGGCAAGAGAAGAATGTCCAAAATGATGCATCTTCTGACGAAGACGACGAATCAGAAGAGGATAAAAGGGAATAA
- the LOC123910425 gene encoding transmembrane protein 87B-like isoform X1: MLFASSSSSSSLLYLLSLLFLLLLFISSSFASIHIYNHEPFQEIGNAFLLSGGSEGISASLTTAPHIASIHDGHSYIRFENITFRRRKSAARARGTVPIHIIIFEAADRDDIGGSAYGGQRAICCTSDLAKMGACKQGEVIRRPSATDTNWPVVIDLYFKGKSNLISLDSKEVPITKTGMYNLFFVACDPKLKEIVMSGKTIWKNPDGFLPGRMAPFKKFYVFMTLAYVCLGIVWLLQYVRFWDDVLQLQHCISAVIGLGLFEMILWYFEYANFNNTGIRPIVVTTWVVTVGAIRQTIARLLILSVSMGYGVVRPTLGGLTSKVLLLGVTYLFASELLNITEYVGTINDISGRARLILVLPDAFLDAFLILWIFTSLSKTLEQLQVSFPQIPVILQHPASKIFCFGFLTILFLPICLAFFLYLPCQAKRSSVKLDIYRNFSNALVATVTASVVWIGYEVYFKATDPFNERWQSAWFITAFWDILAFALLCVICYLWAPSQSSQRYAYSEEVGDESDDEEAQSLTKGKQEGRGELSLVRQEKNVQNDASSDEDDESEEDKRE; this comes from the exons ATGTTGTTcgcatcatcttcttcttcttcttcactccTATATTTACTCTCATTATTATTCTTACTATTATTATTCATATCTTCCTCATTTGCTTCTATTCACATCTACAATCATGAACCATTTCAAGAAATCGGCAATGCTTTTCTCCTCTCCGGTGGCAGCGAAGGTATCTCCGCCTCCCTCACCACCGCTCCCCATATCGCTTCCATTCACGACGGCCATTCTTACATTCG GTTTGAGAATATAACATTTAGGAGAAGAAAATCTGCAGCCAGGGCACGAGGTACCGTGCCAATACACATTATAATTTTCGAGGCTGCTGATCGTGATGATATAGGCGGTTCTGCTTATGGTGGACAACGTGCAATCTGTTGCACCTCTGATTTAGCTAAGATGGGAGCTTGTAAGCAAGGAGAGGTTATCAGGAGACCTTCTGCAACAGACACTAATTGGCCGGTCGTTATAGATCTATATTTCAAGGGGAAGTCTAATCTTATTAGTTTAGATTCTAAGGAAGTTCCTATCACGAAGACTGGAATGTATAACTTGTTTTTTGTAGCTTGTGACCCCAAGCTTAAGGAAATTGTAATGAGCGGGAAGACAATCTGGAAAAACCCTGATGGGTTCTTACCTGGTAGGATGGCTCCGTTTAAGAAGTTCTATGTATTTATGACGTTGGCTTATGTCTGCCTCGGCATTGTTTGGTTACTTCAGTATGTGAGGTTTTGGGATGATGTACTACAACTTCAACACTGTATCTCAGCTGTCATTGGTCTTGGATTGTTTGAGATGATTCTTTGGTATTTTGAGTATGCCAATTTCAATAATACTGGAATCAGACCTATTGTTGTCACAACATGGGTTGTCACTGTTGGGGCTATAAGACAAACGATAGCGCGACTTCTCATACTCTCCGTTTCCATGGGTTATGGTGTTGTGCGACCCACTCTTGGTGGTCTTACATCAAAGGTCCTTTTGCTTGGAGTAACTTACTTGTTTGCATCGGAGTTGCTGAATATTACTGAATATGTCGGGACCATCAATGATATATCAGGAAGGGCAAGGCTCATTCTAGTTCTTCCTGATGCTTTCTTGGatgcatttttaattttatggatttttaCTTCTCTATCAAAAACACTGGAACAGTTACAGGTATCCTTTCCTCAAATTCCTGTTATTTTACAGCACCCTGCCTCTAAAATTTTCTGCTTTGGATTTCTGACTATCCTCTTTTTGCCAATATGTTTGGCCTTCTTTTTGTATCTTCCTTGTCAGGCAAAACGGAGTTCTGTTAAGTTGGATATATATCGGAATTTCTCAAATGCACTAGTAGCAACGGTGACCGCCTCGGTTGTCTGGATAGGTTATGAG GTTTACTTCAAAGCAACCGATCCATTTAATGAACGCTGGCAGAGTGCTTGGTTCATCACTGCATTCTGGGACATTCTAGCATTTGCACTACTATGTGTTATATGTTATCTCTGGGCTCCCTCCCAAAGTTCTCAAAG GTATGCATACTCAGAGGAAGTGGGAGATGAATCTGATGATGAAGAAGCTCAGTCTCTAACTAAGGGAAAACAAGAAGGCCGAGGAGAATTAAGTTTAGTCAGGCAAGAGAAGAATGTCCAAAATGATGCATCTTCTGACGAAGACGACGAATCAGAAGAGGATAAAAGGGAATAA